In Phragmites australis chromosome 24, lpPhrAust1.1, whole genome shotgun sequence, the following are encoded in one genomic region:
- the LOC133907397 gene encoding CBS domain-containing protein CBSX5-like codes for MAVSLLVNEVSDLCIGKPAVRSLPLSAAAGDLAAALRRVSRSGAVACVAVTGPARAVVGRVGLADVLCFLCDAPARPAAALAKPVSALLPKDGAGEVRRVDRRASVLEALDAVLSGAQVLAVPLRPGGRKKQLGSGGGAAAGDFCWLTQEDLVRYFLNSIGLFYHVAARSVSSLGLVRTNFLSVRPHEAALSAVPLIRRAIATETAVAVVTEEGHLVGEISPALLAACDETAAAAIATLSVADLMAYIDYFGSPPEHILRAIKAGLKDKGLDAMLELMEDETLSSFSISSSSSSSDEETGRAQLRRPSSGSYGRRSAEEPVVCSPTSSLVAVMVQALAHRVSYVWVLDEDEDCHLAGIVKFADVLRVFREQLQ; via the exons ATGGCAGTGAGCCTCCTGGTCAATGAGGTGTCGGACCTGTGCATCGGCAAGCCGGCCGTGAGGTCGCTCccgctctccgccgccgccggcgacctcgccgccgcgctccgGAGGGTGTCCCGTTCCGGCGCCGTAGCCTGCGTCGCGGTGACAGGACCAGCGCGCGCCGTCGTCGGCCGGGTCGGGCTCGCGGACGTGCTCTGCTTCCTCTGCGACGCGCCcgcccgccccgccgccgcgctcgcgaAGCCGGTCTCCGCGCTCCTGCCCAAGGACGGCGCTGGCGAGGTGCGCCGTGTCGACCGCCGTGCAAG TGTCTTGGAGGCGCTTGATGCGGTCCTGAGCGGCGCGCAGGTGCTCGCCGTCCCGCTCCGCCCTGGCGGCCGCAAGAAGCAGCTCGGCAGCGgcggaggcgccgccgccggcgacttCTGCTGGCTCACTCAGGAGGACCTCGTGCGCTACTTCCTCAACTCCATCGGCCTCTTCTACCATGTCGCCGCCCGCTCCGTGTCCTCCCTCGGCCTCGTGCGCACCAACTTCCTCTCGGTGCGCCCCCACGAGGCGGCCCTGTCTGCCGTGCCCCTCATCCGCCGCGCCATCGCCACCGAGACCGCTGTCGCCGTGGTCACCGAGGAAGGCCACCTCGTCGGCGAGATCTCCCCGGCCCTCCTCGCGGCATGTGacgagacggcggcggcggccatcgcCACGCTCTCGGTGGCCGATCTCATGGCCTACATCGACTACTTCGGCTCGCCGCCGGAGCATATCCTGCGCGCGATCAAGGCCGGGCTGAAGGACAAGGGCCTCGACGCCATGCTTGAGCTGATGGAAGACGAGACGCTGTCCTCGTTCTCCATCTCTTCCTCTTCGTCATCTTCCGACGAGGAGACCGGCCGGGCGCAGCTGAGGCGCCCGTCGTCGGGGAGCTACGGGCGCCGTTCGGCCGAGGAGCCGGTGGTGTGCAGCCCCACGAGCTCGCTGGTGGCCGTCATGGTGCAGGCGCTCGCGCACCGCGTGAGCTACGTGTGGGTgctcgacgaggacgaggactgCCACCTTGCCGGCATCGTCAAGTTCGCGGACGTGCTGAGGGTGTTCCGGGAGCAGCTGCAGTGA
- the LOC133907525 gene encoding microtubule-associated protein RP/EB family member 1C-like isoform X2 — MAASNIGMMDGAYFVGRNEILAWINTTLQLGLSKVEEAASGAVACQLMDAAHPGAVPMHKVNFDAKNEYDMIQNYKVLQDVFNKLKITKHIEVNKLIKGRPLDNLEFMQWMKRYCDSVSGGFMSSYNASERRESSKGGKDTNRRTSVPSQAAAKSASAGHRAQASSHGSKRANGQATNAPQRSAKPPSPANSGGPAYDEQITELKLLVDSLEKERDFYFSKLRDIEILCQSPETEHVPVNAIHSILYASEDDNADADAQAMVSQQQNHQQPTLSPILEASEERPKQEAAHKRKSISDLGEFEMAASSSRPRLSDISDVQLCGSPLTSFT; from the exons atggCGGCGAGCAACATCGGCATGATGGACGGCGCCTACTTCGTCGGGCGGAACGAGATCCTCGCGTGGATCAATACCACGCTGCAGCTCGGCCTCTCCAAGGTCGAGGAG GCGGCGTCGGGCGCGGTGGCCTGCCAGCTGATGGACGCGGCGCACCCGGGGGCGGTGCCGATGCACAAGGTCAACTTCGACGCCAAGAACGAGTACGACATGATCCAGAACTACAAGGTGCTGCAGGACGTGTTTAACAAGCTCAAGATCACCAAG CACATTGAGGTCAATAAGCTCATCAAAGGAAGACCACTTGACAATTTGGAGTTCATGCAGTGGATGAAAAGATACTGCGATTCTGTCAGTGGGGGCTTCATGAGCAG CTACAATGCTTCTGAGAGAAGGGAAAGCAGCAAAGGAGGAAAAGATACCAACAGAAGGACATCGGTACCCTCTCAGGCCGCGGCCAAGTCTGCGTCCGCTGGCCACAGAGCTCAAGCTTCATCACATGGCTCTAAGCGGGCGAATGGGCAGGCGACGAATGCGCCACAACGGAGTGCTAAGCCCCCCTCCCCTGCTAACTCTGGAGGACCAGCTTATGATGAACAG ATCACTGAGCTGAAGCTCCTGGTTGATAGCCTTGAGAAGGAGAGAGATTTCTACTTCTCCAAGCTGCGGGACATTGAGATATTGTGCCAGAGCCCTGAGACTGAGCACGTGCCG GTCAATGCTATTCACAGCATACTCTACGCATCGGAGGACGACAATGCGGATGCCGATGCTCAGGCAATGGTGTCGCAGCAACAGAACCACCAGCAGCCGACGCTGAGCCCCATCCTGGAGGCATCCGAGGAGAGGCCGAAGCAAGAGGCGGCACACAAGAGGAAGAGCATCTCGGACCTGGGGGAGTTTGAGATGGCAGCATCGAGCTCGAGGCCCAGGCTCTCTGACATCTCGGACGTGCAGCTCTGTGGATCCCCTCTGACGAGTTTCACTTGA
- the LOC133907525 gene encoding microtubule-associated protein RP/EB family member 1C-like isoform X1, with translation MAASNIGMMDGAYFVGRNEILAWINTTLQLGLSKVEEAASGAVACQLMDAAHPGAVPMHKVNFDAKNEYDMIQNYKVLQDVFNKLKITKHIEVNKLIKGRPLDNLEFMQWMKRYCDSVSGGFMSSYNASERRESSKGGKDTNRRTSVPSQAAAKSASAGHRAQASSHGSKRANGQATNAPQRSAKPPSPANSGGPAYDEQITELKLLVDSLEKERDFYFSKLRDIEILCQSPETEHVPVNAIHSILYASEDDNADADAQAMVSQQQNHQQPTLSPILEASEERPKQEAAHKRKSISDLGEFEMAASSSRPRLSDISDVQDCGCCRVEQSGAAVIAVMT, from the exons atggCGGCGAGCAACATCGGCATGATGGACGGCGCCTACTTCGTCGGGCGGAACGAGATCCTCGCGTGGATCAATACCACGCTGCAGCTCGGCCTCTCCAAGGTCGAGGAG GCGGCGTCGGGCGCGGTGGCCTGCCAGCTGATGGACGCGGCGCACCCGGGGGCGGTGCCGATGCACAAGGTCAACTTCGACGCCAAGAACGAGTACGACATGATCCAGAACTACAAGGTGCTGCAGGACGTGTTTAACAAGCTCAAGATCACCAAG CACATTGAGGTCAATAAGCTCATCAAAGGAAGACCACTTGACAATTTGGAGTTCATGCAGTGGATGAAAAGATACTGCGATTCTGTCAGTGGGGGCTTCATGAGCAG CTACAATGCTTCTGAGAGAAGGGAAAGCAGCAAAGGAGGAAAAGATACCAACAGAAGGACATCGGTACCCTCTCAGGCCGCGGCCAAGTCTGCGTCCGCTGGCCACAGAGCTCAAGCTTCATCACATGGCTCTAAGCGGGCGAATGGGCAGGCGACGAATGCGCCACAACGGAGTGCTAAGCCCCCCTCCCCTGCTAACTCTGGAGGACCAGCTTATGATGAACAG ATCACTGAGCTGAAGCTCCTGGTTGATAGCCTTGAGAAGGAGAGAGATTTCTACTTCTCCAAGCTGCGGGACATTGAGATATTGTGCCAGAGCCCTGAGACTGAGCACGTGCCG GTCAATGCTATTCACAGCATACTCTACGCATCGGAGGACGACAATGCGGATGCCGATGCTCAGGCAATGGTGTCGCAGCAACAGAACCACCAGCAGCCGACGCTGAGCCCCATCCTGGAGGCATCCGAGGAGAGGCCGAAGCAAGAGGCGGCACACAAGAGGAAGAGCATCTCGGACCTGGGGGAGTTTGAGATGGCAGCATCGAGCTCGAGGCCCAGGCTCTCTGACATCTCGGACGTGCA GGACTGTGGTTGCTGCAGGGTGGAACAGAGTGGGGCTGCTGTCATTGCTGTTATGACCTGA
- the LOC133907314 gene encoding uncharacterized protein LOC133907314, whose product MASPYAGAQPASPAAAAGGTAVQQQNHSLAFRVMRLSRPSLQPDPAALLRFDPRDVFLPENALTGPDPSGAADFLHRLLHPSDSASAVPGDFTFRDRFLLRDPADALALPGLLVLPQSFGAIYLGETFCSYISINNSSSFEARDVVIKAEIQTERQRILLLDTSKSPVESIRSGGRYDFIVEHDVKELGAHTLVCTALYNDGDGERKYLPQFFKFTVSNPLSVRTKVRTIKDITYLEACIENHTKSNLYMDQVDFEPSQQWRATSLEADEHPSTVKSAIGDLCKQPILIRAGGGIYNYLYQLRSSSDESGQTRSEGSTILGKFQITWRTNLGEAGRLQTQNIHSTPTASKDVDLRAVKVPPVIYVEKPFLVNLCVTNQTDKTVGPFEVFLAPSMSGEERIVLVNGLQKMVLPLVEAFESIKFDLSMVATQLGVQKISGITMYAVQEKKYYEPLPDIEIFVDAE is encoded by the exons ATGGCGTCGCCCTAcgccggcgcgcagccggcgtcTCCGGCTGCGGCGGCCGGTGGGACGGCGGTGCAGCAGCAGAACCACTCGCTGGCGTTCCGCGTGATGCGGCTGTCCCGCCCCTCGCTCCAGCCCGATCCGGCCGCGCTGCTCCGCTTCGACCCGCGCGATGTCTTCCTCCCGGAGAACGCGCTCACCGGCCCCGACCCGTCCGGGGCCGCCGacttcctccaccgcctcctccacccctcAGACTCCGCCTCAGCCGTCCCTGGGGACTTCACCTTCCGCGACCGCTTCCTCCTCCGCGACCCCGCCGACGCCCTCGCGCTGCCgggcctcctcgtcctcccccAGTCCTTCGG CGCGATCTATTTGGGCGAGACCTTCTGCAGCTACATCAGTATCAACAACAGCTCCAGCTTCGAAGCCAGGGACGTCGTCATCAAG GCGGAAATACAAACCGAGAGACAGAGAATACTTCTTCTGGATACATCGAAGTCCCCTGTTGAGTCGATTAGATCAGGGGGTAGATATGATTTCATTGTGGAGCATGATGTCAAAGAACTAGGAGCACATAC GCTTGTATGTACTGCTTTATATAATGACGGTGATGGAGAGCGTAAATATCTTCCCCAGTTCTTTAAGTTCACTGTTTCAAACCCATTATCTGTTAGAACAAAG gtTCGCACCATCAAG GACATTACATATCTGGAAGCCTGCATAGAGAACCATACAAAATCTAATCTTTACATGGATCAAGTTGATTTTGAACCTTCCCAACAATGGAGAGCTACAAGTTTGGAAGCTGATGAACATCCCTCAACTGTGAAGTCTGCAATAGG GGACCTCTGCAAACAACCGATCCTCATCAGAGCTGGGGGAGGAATATACAATTACCTTTATCAGCTCAGATCATCATCCGATGAGTCTGGTCAGACTAGGTCAGAGGGAAGCACTATACTTGGTAAATTTCAGATAACATGGCGCACAAATCTGGGTGAAGCAGGCCGCTTGCAAACTCAAAACATTCATAGCACT CCCACTGCAAGCAAAGATGTTGATCTTCGAGCTGTGAAAGTTCCACCTGTCATATATGTGGAAAAACCATTTCTG GTCAATCTGTGTGTTACAAACCAAACGGACAAAACTGTTGGCCCTTTTGAAGTATTTCTAGCCCCAAGCATGTCTGGTGAAGAGAGAATTGTTCTAGTCAATGGATTACAGAAAATG GTTTTGCCATTGGTGGAGGCTTTTGAGTCCATCAAATTTGATCTG AGCATGGTAGCCACCCAGCTAGGCGTGCAAAAGATTTCCGGAATTACCATGTATGCCGTGCAGGAAAAGAAGTACTACGAACCTTTACCCGACATAGAG ATTTTTGTTGATGCAGAATAG